tcgaaatacgagaatccaaaatcttttccaccacatactccaactccccctcgaccaacaccggggcaggaggatcaacgaagggaaccataggcgccacgtatctccgcaataactacctatggaacacattatggatggcaaaagaagctgggagggccaaacaaaatgacacaggattgagaacttcaggaatcttatacggaccaatgaaacgaggcttaaacttaggagaggaaacctttataggaacataacgagacgacaaccaaaccaaatccccaacacgaagtcggggaccaacacagcgccggtggttagcgaaacgttgagccttctcctgggactatgtcaaattgtccaccacatgagtccaaatctgctgcaacctgtccaccacagtatccacaccaggacagtccgaaggctcaacctgccctgaagagaaatgaggatgaaaaccagaattacagaaaaacagcgaaaccaaagtagccgagctggcccgattattaagggcgaactcagccaaaggcaagaaggacaccaaatcatcctgatcagcagaaacaaagcatctcagatatgtttccaaagtctgattagttcgttcggtttggccatttgtctgaggatggaaagccgaagaaaaagacaaatcaatgcccatcttagcacaaaaggactgccaaaacctcgaaacaaactgggaacctctgtccgagacgatgttctccggaatgccatgcaaactaaccacatgctggaaaaacaatggcaccaaatcagaggaggaaggcaatttagacaagggtaccaaatggaccatcttagagaagcgatcacaaaccacccaaatgaccgacatcctttgagagacagggagatctgaaataaaatccatggaaatatgcgtccagggcctcttcgggaccggcaagggcaaaagcaacccactggcacgagaacagcagggcttagcccgagcacaagtcccacaggactgaacaaaagaacacacatcccgtgacaaagaaggccaccaaaagaatctagccaccaaatctctggtaccaaagattccaggatgaccagccaacaccgaacaatgaacctcagagataactctactagtccatctatcagggacaaacagtttctccgctggacaacggtcaggtctctcagcctgaaacttctgcagcacccgccgcaaatcaggggagatggcagacaaaattaccccctctttaagaatacccgccggctcaggaacacccggagagtcaggcacaaaactccttgacaaggcatcagccttcacattcttagagcccggagggtacgaaaccacaaaatcaaaatgggagaaaaacagcgaccatcaagcctgtctaggattcaaccgtttggcagactcaagataagtcaaattcttgtgatccgtcaaaaccaccacgcgatgcttggctccttcaagccaatgtcgccactcctcgaatgcccacttcatggccaacaactctcgattgccaacatcataattgtgctcagcaggcaagaactttctagaaaagaagacacatggtttcatcaccgagccatcagaacttctttgtgacaaaacagcccctgctccaaccctcagaagcatcaacctcgtcctaaaacgggagcgaaacatctggcttgcacaacacaggggcagaagaaaaacgacgcttcaactcctgaaaagcctctacagccgcagaggaccaattgaccacatcagcacctttcttggtcaaatcagtcaacggtttagccacattagaaaaattagcgatgaagcgacggtaaaaattagcaaagcccaggaacttctgcaggctcttcacagatgtcggctgagtccaatcataaatggcctgaactttaacagggcccatctcgatagtagaaggggaaaaaatgaaccccaaaaatgaaaccttctgaacaccaaagagacactttgaccccttcacaaacaaggaattcacacaaaggacctggaacaccattctgacctgctttacatgagactcccaatcatccgaaaagaccaaaatatcatccaaatatacaatcatgaatctatccaggtactttcggaagatgtcatgcataaaggactgaaatacagatggagcataagaaagcccgaatgacataaccaggtactcaaaatgctctcgggcgtattaaatgctgttttccattcatcgccctgtttaatacgcacaagattatacgcccctcgaagatctatcttggtgaaccaactagcccccttggttaggagcacctggaacaacctgatggttaaactaacacagaacaagctctgggaagtgggagctctgctgaccgcaacccctaatcctatcacacacactagaaatagccgtggagcgtacctaacttggcctagacgcctcttcacagcctaagagctaactagccctagagatagaaaataaagcctaccttgcctcagagaaattccccaaaggaaaaggcagccccccacatatattgactgtgagttaagatgaaagtcacaaacacaggaatgaaacaagtttcagcaaagggaggccagactaactaaaaagactgagaataggaaaggtatctttgcggtcagcacaaaaaactacaaaagaccacgcagagtgtgcaaaaagacctccgcaccgactcacggtgcggaggtgccactctgcatcccagagcttctagctagcaaggcaaaatcatgatagcaagctggacaagaaaacaaagaacaaataataaactagcagggacttagcttctgctggagtagacaggtcacccgaaagatccaagagcgaactgaaccagtacaagaacattgacagctggcatggagtaacgatctgagtggagttaaatagagcagccagccaaagaataaactacgtcacctgtggaaggaacctcagaagcagcagctccactcacagccaccagagggagtccatggacagaactcgccgaagtaccattcatgaccacaggagggagttcgatagcagaattcacaacacccagctacgtagtatacagcacagagccacgtagtatattgctcagctacgtagtatacagcacagagccacgtagtatacagcacagagccatgtagtacacagcacacagccacgtagtatattgcccagtcacgtagcatattgcccagtcacgtaatatatagcacagcccacatagtatatagcacagcccacagagtatatcacacagcccgcatagtatataacactgcctatgtagtatacagcacagagccacgcggtggtgcccacatagtatacagcagtgtggacaccatattcctgttaaaaaataattaaaatataaaatagttatatactcacccctgggatctagcggagctccggcgatatgcgctcggctgccgccatcttgcgttcccaggatgcattgcgaaattacccagatgacttagcagtctcgcgagaccgcttaagtcttctgggtaatttcgcaatgcatcaccaggaacggaagatggcggctggctcggcggacaacggaggatgagtatagcaggttttttgttttttattatttttaacattacatttgtttactattgatgccgcataggcagcatcaatagtaaaaggtttgggacacacaggggtaatagcggcggtaacggagtgcgttacccatggcgtaacgcggtccgttaccaccagcattaatcctgtgtgagtggtgaatggaggggagtatgcgggcgctggccaTTGACTGtgggaagtaaggagcggccattttcttccggactgtggccatcgttgattggttgtggctgttttgccgcgtccaatcagcgacttggatttccaggacagacagaggccgcgaccaataaatatccatgacagacagacagaaagaaagacagacagactgaattacccgttagacaattatatagtagattattagatGTGATCAGCAGCCTCATCAATACCTCGCTATGCAGGTATCAGGAGACCAAAGAAAAAGTCTGATCTTTCCCTTCGAAATGCTTCTTAGGGCAATCCAGTGCTACTTTGTGGTGTAGCAGGCCCCTGTGCATATTCATGAGCCTGTCAGATAACTCATTCTATAAGTGCATCAGGCACCATTAATTAGAGACCTGCTATATCTACAGTGCCTCGAGTTCCCCTGTGGATCTTAAGCACCCTAGTATGGCACTGATGGTGCGCATTCATGGTGAGATGACACAATTTCTCCAAAGATTGCCACATCTCTAGATGGATTATGATTGGCATTCATCTTGACATTTAACCTATATTTTTAAGGTATGTGGAATAAAATCTATTATAATATCACAATTACATGACATTATTTgaaaaaagaaaactaaaaaaaGCAATGATAGaactgtgtttttttattatttcaccACAATTGGAAATTTCCAGTACATTTTATAGTTATATTCCAACCCaaacacccccccccaaaaaaaaaaaaaaagttatagctctttcaAAATTAGGAGGGTTTAAagagtttggccgatataagatatggccatcacctttcagggcttaatgCTGTATAgaagcccccaacccaacctggaaGAATTGAAAAATATgtattattatactcacctgcggggttcTCCGGTCCAATGAGTGTCGCTGATCTTGGTCCGGCCCcttccatcttcttatgatcgccacccTCCTGCATGCTTCCTGAGGATGACGCGACCCTGCATTATCCACACAATTCATATCAACTGTATGTAACGCTACATTTTAATTGATGCACAGAGAAAATGCATAGGAAAATAGTAGGTTTCCTTTTTTGTAACAGTAAATCATTCTTAACCCTGATCCATGGTATTGAACTTATCATCTGGCCAACAAGGAATCAAAACTAGTTTATCAAGTCACGACAACATTATTTTTCTAATAATTGCCTTGTTTTCGTTTTTGATCTTGCCAGTATGTTCCACAGCTTAGGTAAGAATATACAGATCACTATTCCATTTCCTGAAGCCAATATGGCAAAAACTTCTACACTAACCATATTTTTCCCTTTACTGCTTACATAAGCCGGGATGGCACAGATCCAGACACTGAAGAACACCAGCATGCTGAAGGTGATGTACTTGGCTTCATTGTAGATATCAGGTAATTTCCTCACCATGAAAGCCAGAATTAGACTCACCGCGGCCAGAAACCCCATATAACCCAACATGACATAGAAGGCCAGTCTTGAGCCCTCATTACATTGAATGATGATCTTTCCAGGATATGAGTCCATGTCTAGATCCTGGAATGGAGGAGAAAACAACAACCAAAGTATGGCATTCAGGACCTGAAGAGATGATAAGATCACCACTATAAAGTTAGGAAGTTTAACACCGAGCCATTTCCTCCAAGAGCTGTCAGGTGTGGTGGCTTTGAAGGCAATGCAAACGATGATGGTCTTGGCCAAGATTGATGACAACACAACAGTGAAGATGATCCCAAAGTAGACATGACGGACCATACAAGTTATATCCACTGGTTTACCGATGAAGAGGAAAATACAGAGCAAACTGAGCTTCAGAGAAACAAGGATGATGAAGCTGAGGTTCCGATTATTAGCTCTGACAACAGGAGTATTCCGGAAAAATGTAAATATTCCTATTAGTAATATAATTGTAGTAGAAGATAAAACTGACAAGAATAAGAAGACATAGGTGACTACATCAGTGTCATAAGAGAGAAACTCAATAACTTTAGGGACACACTTGTCTCTTGCCTCATTTGGCCATTCCGTGTAAAAACACTTTTCACAGTTTTCAGCATCTGAAAAATAGTAATGTAAGCattagaaaagcaaaaaaaaaaaatatataaaaatttatttttgagtATGTTTAAATGGATTGCATGGGAGCAACCGTAGCAACAAGGCCTAAGTTGGCCTTAATGGCCGGACatatctatttgttttgttttttaattgtcaCATAACTTTAAATTTTTGCCTTAATATAGCTTTACTGGGCTTCTTTATCATGGGATGAGTTGTATTTGATAGTGGCACAATTTTGAGACTATTATTTCATTTATTACCTAAATTTTTAAAAggagaaatagaaaaaaacagcaaattgTATTTTTTTGGCGCTAAACACGTGTGCCTGAATGAACAGCAGCAGGCAAAACCAGCCAGTAAGGTGTGTGTAACTGCTCAAAGATAATCAAAGTCTATAAAAGGTTGTCGCGCTGACAGGCACTTATGAATCCATGTGTAGTCCTATGTGAGGATTGTCCACTTGCGTAGCGGTTTCTCAAGGTACCTTGAAGAAGAAGGACGTTTCACTCGAAACGCGTCAGGATTGGCCCCTACACACGTCCGTCATACACGGACAGGTGACGTCACCATCTAACCTCGCCCCCCGCTCACCTCGCTACGCCGGCAGCGGCGCCATCAGCCGAGGCTACCGCTGAGTTGCGGCGGCGGTTTTACACAGGGGATTGCTATCTTGGGGAGGACGCTCCCATCGCCAAGTACTACTGGACAGTGGGGGAAGTAACCGCTACCCAAGTGGACACTCCTCACATAGGACTACACATGGATTCGTAAGTGCCTGTCAGCGCGGCAACCttgtatagacatatatatatatatatatatatatatatatatatatatatatatatatatatatatatagttttatttACATTTTCTTTCCTTGcaataagataaaaaaaattgttgatatacagtgggtacagaaagtatttccATCAATAATcaatacatttttcactctttgtttcattgcagccatttggtaaattctaaaaggttctttttttctcattaatgttcacttaaccgccaaaagcaagcgacactactctgtcctcctcctcctcgacctgtcggccgcctttgacacagtagaccattccctattactacagaccctctcatcccttggcatcacagacttggccctatcctggatctcatcataactaacagaccggacattcagcgtctcccactcacacaccacctcctcacctcgccccctatctgtcggactcccacaaggctcagtcctagggcgcctgctcttctccatttacacctttggcctgtgacagctcatagaatctcatggctttcagtatcacctctatgctgatgacacacagatctacatctctggaccagatacagTATCACCTCCCCACTaaacagaatccctcaatgtctgtccactgttTCATCCTTCTTctgtgctagatttctgaaacttaacatggacaaaacagaattcatcatctttcccccatcttagggttgagcgaaacgggtcgttcattttcaaaagtcgccgacttttggcaaagtcgggtttcatgaaacccgatccgacccctgtgcggggtcggccatgcggtacgcgactttcgcgccgaagtcgcgtttcaatgacgtgaaaagcgccatttctcagccaattaaggtaaacgcagagtgtgggcagcgtgatgacataggtcctggtccccaccatcttagagaagggcatgacagtgattggcttgctgtccgcggcgtcacaggggctataaaggggcgtgcacgccgaccgccatcttactgctgctgatctgagcttagggagaggttgctgccgcttcgtcagaagcagggatagcgttaggcagggtccattaaccaccaaaccgcttgtgctgtagcgatttccactgcccaacaccaccttcggtgtgcagggacagtggaagctacatttttttttttttcctcagcgctgtagctcattgggctgccctagaaggctccctgatagctgcattgctgtgtgtacgccgctgtgcaaaccaactgcttttttcaaagcacaaatcctcttgttccttcctttctgcacagctatcttttttgtttgtacacactttttatttaatttgtgcatcagtccactccttattgctgcctgccatacctggctgagattactgcagggagatagtaactgaaggacactccctgttttttttttttttttttttgtgggagattaagattgacatttctgctagagtgccatccctgtgtgtgccatctctcagtcagtgggccatagaaagcctattaatttttttgcttgatttgggttataaaatctacctgaaaaaatcactacatcaatcagtgggagaaaaatattggcctcagggcttgtgtgccactcctgactcctgtgtgcatcatcactcactcagtgggccatagaaagcccatttttttttttttttttgctttatttgggttctaaattctacctgaaaaaatcaataaatcaatcagtgggagattaatattggcctttgggcttgtgtgccagtcctaagcgtgccatctctctctctcagatagtgggccatagaaagcctatttattattttttttattgggtttataaattttccctggaacaaaaaaaaaaaaaagtgggagattaatattggcctctgggcttgtgtgccagtcctgagcgtgccatctctctcacaaatagtgggccatagaaagcctatttatttttttgcttgatttgggttctaaaatgtacctgaaaaaatcactacatcaatcagtgggagaaaaatattggcctcagggcttgtgtgccactcctgactcctgtgtgcatcatcactcactcagtgggccatagaaagcccattttttttttttttttgctttatttgggttctaa
This region of Ranitomeya imitator isolate aRanImi1 chromosome 1, aRanImi1.pri, whole genome shotgun sequence genomic DNA includes:
- the LOC138657502 gene encoding vomeronasal type-2 receptor 26-like; the protein is MAQALDNMYKGIQMRGTNKEGNDTNVYRRKLRHYMKLLCINDLEKGRVCFNEKGEIPETLEILNSISKVHNNTAGVETLEGLTVNVGTFDGSLPPDQQLNISPLDIIWINNEMPYSRCSEKCFPGSRKAVLEGHHICCYECILCSNGEVSNKSDAENCEKCFYTEWPNEARDKCVPKVIEFLSYDTDVVTYVFLFLSVLSSTTIILLIGIFTFFRNTPVVRANNRNLSFIILVSLKLSLLCIFLFIGKPVDITCMVRHVYFGIIFTVVLSSILAKTIIVCIAFKATTPDSSWRKWLGVKLPNFIVVILSSLQVLNAILWLLFSPPFQDLDMDSYPGKIIIQCNEGSRLAFYVMLGYMGFLAAVSLILAFMVRKLPDIYNEAKYITFSMLVFFSVWICAIPAYVSSKGKNMVSVEVFAILASGNGIVICIFLPKLWNILARSKTKTRQLLEK